One window of the Gopherus evgoodei ecotype Sinaloan lineage unplaced genomic scaffold, rGopEvg1_v1.p scaffold_36_arrow_ctg1, whole genome shotgun sequence genome contains the following:
- the LOC115641981 gene encoding olfactory receptor 52M1-like, translating into MLDSNIINFTKTSTFILLGIPGLEAAHVWISILFCTMYTIAVLGNFIIPFIVKREPSLHGPMNYFLCMLAVTDLVLSTSTLPKMLAIFWFNSREIDFSACLTQLYFIHCFSAMESGIFVAMAFDHYVAICHPLRHSITLTNPVVAKTGVAVVLRGIMLILPYPLLARQWPYCRTNTIPHSYCEHIAMVKLACTDISISSYYSLSAAFFVIGLDVFFITMSYTQILRTIFSLPTKDARLKTFGTCGSHLCAILAFYFPTLFSSLLHRFGHNVSLHLHILIANMYLLVPPMLNPIIYGMRTKQIRDRLLWLIAHKGT; encoded by the coding sequence ATGTTAGATTCCAACATAATCAACTTCACCAAaacctccaccttcatcctgctgggcattcctggcctggaggcagcccatgtctggatctccatcctcTTCTGCACCATGTACACCATAGCTGTCTTGGGAAACTTCATCATCCCGTTCATTGTGAAGAGGGAACCAAGTCTCCATGGGCCCAtgaactatttcctctgcatgctggctgtcactgACCTTGTCCTGTCCACATCCACCCTGCCTAAAATGCTAGcaatcttctggttcaattccagagaGATCGATTTCAGTGCTTGCCTCACCCAgctgtacttcattcactgcttctcagcgATGGAATCTGGGATCTttgtggccatggcttttgatcactatgtggccatctgccatcccctgagacattccatcACCCTGACAAACCCCGTGGTGGCCAAGACTGGCGTGGCCGTGGTGCTGCGCGGCATCATGCTCATACTGCCCTATCCCTTACTGGCAAGgcagtggccatattgcagaaccaacaccaTCCCCCACTCGTACTGCGAGCACATTGCCATGGTGAAGCTGGCCTGCACTGACATCAGCATCAGCAGTTACTACAGCCTCTCTGCGGCATTCTTTGTGATTGGTCTGGATGTGTTTTTTATCACTATGTCCTATACCCAGATCCTCAGGACCATCTTTAGCCTTCCCACAAAGGATGCCCGGCTCAAGACTTTTGGAACCTGCGGTTCTCACCTCTGTGCCATCTTAGCCTTTTACTTCCCAactcttttctcctccctcctgcaccgTTTTGGCCACAATGTGTCCCTGCATTTACACATTCTCATTGCCAACATGTACCTTCTTGTGCCgcccatgctaaacccca